One Streptomyces lincolnensis genomic region harbors:
- a CDS encoding family 43 glycosylhydrolase produces the protein MARRLLTLLAALIIALSFGQSSASAASFANPVKTQKGADPWISYHNGNYYLVTTSWTNVITMRKSTTLAGLATAPSVQVWTGDAASRCCNIWAPEIHFLNGRWYLYYVAGQNVSDYNPTQRSHVLESAGSDPMGPYTYRSQLNSAWMLDPSVGTINGQLYLFGSAITNGTQNLVAARMSNPYTLATGFSTISRATNSWETSGGTVNEGPEILQRGGRTFLIYSASGCWTPDYKLGQLTLTGSDPLSASSWTKKSTPVFQRNDSAGVYGPGHNGFFTSPDGAENWIVYHANDSASDGCDNGRTTRAQKFTWNADGTPNLGTPVALGASRAGPSGEPSAASTTYTLTNRNSGKCLEVAGSSTADGANVQQYTCNGNTNQRWRVEDQGDDTSRLVNAATGKVLDTADCSTADGADLRQWSWLGNTCQKFRFIATDGGHVRVVNQATGKVADVANCSTADAADVRQWSWLGNNCQQWRLNPV, from the coding sequence ATGGCCCGTCGCCTACTGACCCTGCTGGCCGCGCTGATCATCGCCCTGTCGTTCGGGCAGTCCTCCGCGAGCGCGGCCTCCTTCGCCAACCCGGTCAAGACGCAGAAGGGCGCCGACCCCTGGATCTCGTACCACAACGGCAACTACTACCTGGTGACGACGAGTTGGACCAACGTCATCACCATGCGCAAGTCCACGACCCTCGCCGGTCTCGCCACCGCGCCGAGCGTGCAGGTGTGGACCGGTGACGCGGCCTCGCGCTGCTGCAACATCTGGGCGCCGGAGATCCACTTCCTGAACGGCCGCTGGTACCTGTACTACGTGGCCGGGCAGAACGTCTCCGACTACAACCCCACCCAGCGCTCCCACGTCCTGGAGAGCGCCGGTTCCGACCCCATGGGGCCCTACACCTACAGGTCACAGCTCAACTCCGCCTGGATGCTGGACCCTTCGGTCGGCACCATCAACGGGCAGCTGTACCTGTTCGGCAGCGCGATCACCAACGGCACGCAGAACCTGGTGGCCGCCCGGATGTCCAACCCGTACACCCTCGCCACCGGCTTCTCCACCATCTCCCGCGCCACCAACTCCTGGGAGACCTCCGGCGGAACGGTCAACGAGGGCCCGGAGATCCTCCAACGGGGCGGGCGGACCTTCCTGATCTACTCCGCGAGCGGCTGCTGGACCCCCGACTACAAACTCGGCCAGCTGACCCTCACCGGCTCCGACCCGCTGTCCGCGTCCTCCTGGACGAAGAAGTCCACGCCGGTCTTCCAGCGCAACGACTCCGCCGGCGTCTACGGCCCCGGCCACAACGGCTTCTTCACCTCACCCGACGGCGCGGAGAACTGGATCGTCTACCACGCCAACGACTCCGCCTCCGACGGCTGCGACAACGGGCGCACCACCCGGGCCCAGAAGTTCACCTGGAACGCCGACGGCACGCCCAACCTCGGCACGCCGGTCGCGCTCGGGGCGTCCCGGGCAGGCCCCTCGGGTGAACCCTCGGCCGCCTCCACCACCTACACCCTCACCAACCGCAACAGCGGCAAGTGCCTTGAGGTGGCGGGGAGTTCGACGGCCGACGGCGCCAACGTCCAGCAGTACACCTGCAACGGCAACACCAACCAGCGCTGGCGAGTCGAGGACCAGGGCGACGACACCAGCCGCCTGGTCAACGCCGCCACCGGCAAGGTTCTGGACACCGCCGACTGCTCCACCGCCGACGGCGCGGACCTGCGCCAGTGGTCCTGGCTGGGCAACACGTGCCAGAAGTTCCGGTTCATCGCCACGGACGGGGGTCACGTCCGCGTGGTGAACCAGGCCACGGGCAAGGTGGCCGACGTAGCCAACTGTTCCACGGCGGACGCGGCCGACGTCCGCCAGTGGTCCTGGCTGGGCAACAACTGCCAACAGTGGAGGCTGAACCCGGTGTAG
- a CDS encoding arabinan endo-1,5-alpha-L-arabinosidase → MSRRTALLALPAAVLLALVPGTAQAYPNPGRVTGSTVVHDPTMIRTSSGQYLLYATGGGIANKRSSDRTAFSAGADAFSSRPGWWRTYSSVPEAWAPDISFHGGRYLLYYSVSKFGSNTSAIGLATSTTGQPGSWSDQGIVYSSGSSSDFNAIDPNLFVDSDGKWWLSFGSWWTGLKMIQINPSTGKQLSSNTTRYSLASRPTGTKAVEAPYIVKRGSYYYLFASYDTCCAGTSSTYKVKVGRATSVTGPYVDKNGVSMMNNGGTPVLESHGSVIGPGGQSITNDADGDLIVYHYYDGNDNGTPKLGINLLNWSSGWPVAY, encoded by the coding sequence GTGAGCCGCAGAACCGCGCTTCTCGCCCTCCCCGCAGCCGTCCTGCTCGCCCTCGTTCCGGGCACGGCGCAGGCGTACCCCAACCCCGGCCGGGTCACCGGCTCGACGGTCGTCCACGACCCGACGATGATCCGCACCTCGTCGGGCCAGTACCTGCTGTACGCCACCGGCGGCGGCATCGCCAACAAGAGGTCGTCCGACCGCACCGCCTTCAGCGCCGGAGCCGACGCCTTCTCCTCCCGGCCCGGCTGGTGGCGCACCTACTCCTCCGTGCCGGAGGCCTGGGCGCCCGACATCTCCTTCCACGGCGGCAGGTACCTGCTGTACTACTCCGTCTCGAAGTTCGGCTCGAACACCTCCGCCATCGGACTGGCCACCTCCACCACCGGACAGCCGGGCAGCTGGAGCGACCAGGGCATCGTGTATTCCTCCGGCTCCTCCAGCGACTTCAACGCCATCGACCCCAACCTGTTCGTCGACTCCGACGGCAAGTGGTGGCTGTCCTTCGGCAGTTGGTGGACCGGCCTGAAGATGATCCAGATCAACCCGTCCACCGGCAAGCAGCTGTCGTCCAACACCACCCGCTACTCGCTCGCCTCCCGCCCGACCGGCACCAAGGCCGTCGAGGCGCCCTACATCGTCAAGCGGGGCAGCTACTACTACCTGTTCGCGTCCTACGACACCTGCTGCGCCGGCACGAGCTCGACGTACAAGGTCAAGGTCGGCCGCGCCACCAGCGTCACCGGGCCGTACGTCGACAAGAACGGAGTGTCGATGATGAACAACGGCGGGACGCCCGTCCTGGAGTCGCACGGGAGCGTCATCGGCCCCGGCGGGCAGTCGATCACGAACGACGCCGACGGCGACCTGATCGTCTACCACTACTACGACGGCAACGACAACGGGACGCCCAAGCTCGGCATCAACCTCCTGAACTGGAGCAGCGGATGGCCCGTCGCCTACTGA
- a CDS encoding PAS domain S-box protein: MTVCATVRPTVSSRLLSASLGVCPLVAALDVLLGARPQIIALLVIAPLLACTSLGVRLTALVACCAVAFGCAAGLLDGTALTSAFLVRWSGLLLGCALTVRVAARRVALEAALSSLARCEEAARHAGRPLADDLAPAPTAADREAAEVQVKDVAALAEQCPQAVIAKTLDGRITYWNAAAQRLYGYLPKEAIGAHVSMLAPPERRGEIDDLLTRLGRGERIDHFATRRSTSTGRAIDVDLTLWPLRAGDGHPVGACVMVRRSPAVTERDLAAVPASVAEGRAFVGEFLAERDRTAVVDEARLLASEVLTNAVQHGEGPVRLRLSLTEDELTVEVTDRGPGMPRRRHAGKADESGRGLELVDSLATAWGTRPAADGKTVWFTLPAPP, translated from the coding sequence ATGACCGTCTGTGCGACGGTGCGTCCGACCGTGTCGTCCCGTCTTCTGTCCGCGTCACTGGGCGTCTGTCCGCTCGTGGCCGCCCTGGACGTGCTCCTGGGCGCCCGGCCCCAGATCATCGCGCTGCTCGTGATCGCCCCGCTGCTGGCCTGCACCAGCCTGGGCGTACGGCTCACCGCACTGGTCGCCTGCTGTGCCGTCGCGTTCGGCTGCGCCGCGGGCCTCCTCGACGGTACGGCCCTCACCTCCGCGTTCCTCGTCCGCTGGTCCGGCCTGCTGCTGGGCTGCGCGCTCACCGTGCGGGTGGCGGCGCGGCGGGTCGCCCTGGAGGCCGCGCTGAGCTCACTGGCCCGGTGCGAGGAAGCCGCGCGACACGCCGGGCGGCCACTCGCCGACGACCTGGCCCCGGCGCCGACCGCCGCCGACCGTGAGGCGGCCGAGGTGCAGGTCAAGGACGTGGCCGCCCTGGCCGAGCAGTGCCCTCAGGCTGTCATCGCCAAGACCCTGGACGGGCGGATCACCTACTGGAACGCCGCCGCGCAGCGCCTGTACGGCTACCTCCCCAAGGAGGCCATCGGCGCGCACGTCTCCATGCTCGCCCCGCCCGAGCGCCGGGGTGAGATCGACGACCTGCTCACCCGGCTGGGCCGCGGCGAACGCATCGATCACTTCGCCACCCGGCGCAGCACCAGCACCGGACGGGCCATCGACGTGGACCTCACCCTGTGGCCGCTGCGGGCCGGCGACGGGCACCCGGTCGGCGCCTGCGTGATGGTCCGCCGGTCCCCGGCCGTCACCGAACGCGACCTGGCGGCGGTACCGGCGTCGGTGGCCGAGGGGCGCGCGTTCGTCGGGGAGTTCCTGGCCGAGCGGGACCGCACCGCCGTCGTCGACGAGGCCCGGCTGCTGGCCTCGGAGGTGCTCACCAACGCGGTCCAGCACGGCGAGGGGCCGGTCCGGCTGCGGCTGTCCCTGACCGAGGACGAGCTCACCGTCGAGGTCACCGACCGCGGCCCGGGGATGCCACGACGGCGACACGCCGGGAAGGCCGACGAGTCGGGCCGGGGCCTCGAACTCGTCGACAGCCTCGCCACCGCCTGGGGCACCCGCCCCGCCGCGGACGGCAAGACGGTCTGGTTCACGCTGCCGGCACCGCCGTAG
- a CDS encoding ATP-binding protein has product MTAPPPSQGTVTVRMFTQRLSSTPRGARLARHLALAQLDAWGVPHGSEPADAVAVIVAELAANAVTHGRVPGRDFELRLALVTGSVRVEVTDTRTQPRPPARGAVRAGGPLEEEGRGLLLVDALADRWEVVDREPPPGKTVRAEVDLPGWLSLVKAMVPVAVGGAVTTRQVPCETARRPVEVP; this is encoded by the coding sequence ATGACCGCACCGCCGCCCTCCCAAGGCACCGTCACCGTACGTATGTTCACCCAGCGCCTCAGCTCGACACCCAGAGGCGCCCGCCTGGCAAGGCACCTCGCGCTGGCCCAGCTCGACGCGTGGGGCGTGCCGCACGGCAGTGAGCCGGCCGACGCGGTCGCCGTGATCGTCGCCGAGCTGGCCGCGAACGCGGTGACGCACGGGCGGGTGCCGGGCCGGGACTTCGAGCTGCGGCTCGCGCTCGTCACCGGGAGCGTGCGGGTCGAGGTCACCGACACCCGTACGCAGCCGCGTCCGCCCGCCCGGGGCGCCGTACGGGCAGGCGGGCCGCTGGAGGAGGAGGGCAGGGGGCTGCTCCTGGTCGACGCGCTCGCGGACCGGTGGGAGGTGGTCGACCGGGAGCCGCCGCCGGGCAAGACCGTGCGGGCCGAGGTCGACCTGCCGGGGTGGCTGTCCCTGGTGAAGGCGATGGTTCCGGTCGCCGTGGGCGGCGCGGTGACGACTCGTCAAGTTCCTTGTGAGACAGCCCGCCGCCCTGTCGAGGTACCGTAG
- a CDS encoding helix-turn-helix domain-containing protein codes for MVDGAVGVGAAGGSEPESSDSLRTFGAVVQALREHAGLSREEFADLVRFSKHTVASVELGRRMPDPALVERAEGVLGNTGALRRAAGHLARQPGLAAWFRQWARLEAEAIALYTYECRLIPGLLQTEAYARQLFDDQLPPLQDEQIEVQWSARADRKRLLLDRPNTQFSFILEEQLFLRRTGGTEVTRELIESLLETSGLRNIEIQIMPLVRKSHAGLAGPIQLLETPDAKWYAYNEGQRGGLLFTDPKEVSVLQKRYARMRAQALTPEDSVSLLQRMRGAL; via the coding sequence GTGGTCGATGGAGCGGTGGGTGTAGGCGCGGCTGGTGGGAGCGAGCCGGAGTCGTCCGACAGCCTGCGGACGTTCGGCGCGGTGGTCCAGGCGCTGCGCGAGCACGCGGGGCTGAGCCGGGAGGAGTTCGCGGACCTGGTCCGCTTCTCCAAACACACGGTGGCGTCCGTGGAGTTGGGGAGGCGGATGCCGGACCCGGCGCTCGTGGAGCGCGCGGAGGGGGTCCTTGGCAACACGGGTGCGCTACGGAGGGCGGCGGGGCATCTGGCTCGGCAGCCGGGGTTGGCGGCGTGGTTTCGGCAGTGGGCGAGGTTGGAGGCCGAGGCCATCGCGCTGTACACCTATGAATGCCGGTTGATTCCGGGGTTGTTGCAGACCGAGGCGTACGCACGGCAGTTGTTCGACGATCAGCTGCCACCGTTGCAGGACGAGCAGATCGAGGTGCAGTGGTCCGCGCGAGCCGATCGCAAGCGGCTGCTGCTCGATCGGCCCAACACCCAGTTCAGCTTCATCCTGGAGGAGCAGTTGTTCCTGCGGCGCACGGGCGGAACAGAGGTGACGCGTGAACTCATCGAGAGCCTGCTGGAGACGTCGGGACTCCGGAACATCGAGATCCAGATCATGCCGTTGGTGCGGAAGTCCCACGCCGGACTGGCAGGTCCCATCCAGTTGCTGGAGACCCCGGACGCCAAGTGGTATGCCTACAACGAGGGACAACGCGGCGGGCTGCTCTTCACCGACCCAAAAGAGGTAAGCGTCCTCCAGAAGCGGTATGCCAGGATGCGAGCGCAGGCTCTCACTCCTGAGGACTCCGTGAGCCTGTTGCAGCGGATGCGAGGAGCGCTATGA
- a CDS encoding DUF397 domain-containing protein → MSTSELAWFKSTYSSSGDGDCVEVALTPATVHVRDSKDRRGARLAVSSAAWGEFVAGDFKSPGS, encoded by the coding sequence ATGAGCACCAGTGAACTGGCCTGGTTCAAGTCGACGTACAGCAGCAGCGGTGACGGCGACTGCGTCGAGGTCGCCCTCACCCCCGCCACCGTCCACGTCCGCGACTCCAAGGACCGGCGGGGGGCACGGCTTGCCGTCTCCTCGGCAGCCTGGGGCGAGTTCGTGGCAGGTGATTTCAAGAGCCCTGGTAGTTGA
- a CDS encoding NACHT domain-containing protein, with protein sequence MLLDRRTVMTARHVIEGVDAVEVIHPAADAPVTCTVLWADRESDVALLQATDDVISAERAAPLGSLRVGTVATWSPLAHCQIVGFPQIQRYGERGEDLEYDQYRAAVLPMAGHMRDVLVCELDRPAADERGGGTSPFLGLSGAPVFAGAVLLGVVTQVPKGRHHMRVEAVSAEAVLDMFAGDGHRCEQITDVHPQDDQFEARYASDLRSQYRKTEIFGIDELGRSEASWDLDTAYLSLEAEGAHGTIRHRIDTLLTDRPRVLLRGEAGAGKTTLVWWLAAHAANGTLDEDLAQLNGLVPFVVPLREVHARGGRFPAVSELLSAGRVIGDAPPDGWVRRVLEAGRGLLLVDGLDEVPEREREEARRWLSILLDRYPHTRCVATVRPNAVEKDWLVQEDFAELTLLPMSDEDIRAFVGTWHEAARLECGHLYDVRRGAEEQGRLSSLEQGLIHQLDDNTALSELARTPLLCAVICALHRRRGGLLPTTRWSLYQAALAMLLGGRDAGRGVRDTSPLSLDSGEQHALLQRMAIWLARTGQQQMTRYQAVQQLGLAMRDMSQISAKGKPEQILRYLLDRSGLLQERTDDAIQFIHRTFQDFLAAKEFHESGYILELLQRARDEVWRDVIVLAVGHATRKDAHKLIKGLVKFGDAEQGDDERTYLHLLAARCATSLLSLDAELMDLVRRRVRTMLPPMKPGLGNELVALGDWAVELLPGPEGLDDDQAFATAHVLARIRTTRARQAFRAFTSLPSCRSLFVDGWDWQPVDDYARDVLSGMDFPFMHVDTLSKLVHLRSLGSISELDVSGPYSAEELDAYLPTDGIETLWISGNEEIASLEFLRTRADLMSLGLYAARLTCEQLRPLGRMPGLRSLVLTGTPLDGWSGLVRLPAVSRLTVASDDSGWLTRMNEWTGLERLKVDLGNVQPDLARCEPVSQVRSLHLPYQSDQTDIAQVRRVFPELKSLVLHFVLWSHGRGVLDLTPLLDLPGLHVTLEGAGREGMPVVGADKFGNRFTDEINYQGS encoded by the coding sequence GTGCTGCTCGACCGGCGGACGGTGATGACGGCGCGGCACGTCATCGAGGGGGTCGATGCCGTCGAGGTGATCCACCCGGCGGCCGACGCGCCGGTGACGTGCACCGTCCTGTGGGCGGACCGGGAGTCCGACGTGGCGCTGCTCCAGGCCACCGACGACGTGATCAGCGCCGAGCGAGCGGCGCCGCTGGGCAGTCTCCGGGTCGGGACAGTCGCCACCTGGTCCCCGCTGGCGCACTGCCAGATCGTCGGCTTTCCCCAGATCCAGCGGTACGGCGAGCGCGGCGAGGATCTCGAGTACGACCAGTACCGTGCGGCCGTGCTGCCCATGGCCGGGCACATGCGTGATGTGCTCGTCTGCGAACTGGACCGGCCCGCCGCCGACGAACGGGGCGGTGGTACGTCGCCGTTCCTAGGGTTGTCGGGGGCGCCGGTCTTCGCGGGGGCGGTGCTGCTCGGTGTGGTGACCCAGGTGCCGAAGGGGCGTCACCACATGCGGGTGGAGGCGGTCTCGGCCGAGGCCGTGCTGGACATGTTCGCAGGCGACGGGCACAGGTGCGAGCAGATCACGGACGTTCACCCGCAGGACGACCAGTTCGAGGCCCGGTACGCCTCCGACCTGCGCTCCCAGTACCGCAAGACCGAGATCTTCGGTATCGATGAACTGGGCCGGAGCGAGGCGAGTTGGGACCTCGACACGGCTTACCTCAGCCTGGAGGCCGAGGGGGCGCACGGAACCATCCGGCATCGCATCGACACCCTGCTCACCGACCGCCCGCGCGTCCTGCTGCGCGGTGAGGCCGGCGCCGGCAAGACCACCCTCGTCTGGTGGCTGGCGGCCCACGCCGCGAACGGCACCCTCGACGAGGACCTCGCCCAGCTCAACGGCCTCGTACCGTTCGTGGTCCCCCTGCGCGAGGTCCACGCGCGCGGTGGGCGTTTCCCGGCGGTGTCGGAACTGCTGTCCGCCGGCCGGGTCATCGGCGACGCCCCGCCCGACGGCTGGGTCCGCCGTGTGCTGGAAGCGGGTAGAGGGCTGCTCCTGGTGGACGGCCTGGACGAGGTCCCCGAGCGGGAACGGGAGGAGGCCCGACGCTGGCTGTCCATACTCCTGGACCGCTATCCGCACACCAGGTGTGTGGCGACGGTCCGTCCGAACGCGGTGGAGAAGGACTGGCTGGTCCAGGAGGATTTTGCCGAGCTGACGTTGCTGCCCATGAGCGACGAGGACATACGGGCCTTTGTGGGCACCTGGCACGAGGCTGCTCGTCTGGAGTGCGGCCATCTCTACGACGTCCGGCGCGGGGCCGAGGAGCAGGGACGCCTGAGCAGCCTGGAACAGGGTCTGATCCACCAGCTCGACGACAACACCGCGCTGAGCGAACTTGCCCGCACTCCGTTGTTGTGCGCCGTGATCTGCGCACTGCACCGGCGCCGGGGTGGCTTGCTCCCCACCACCCGCTGGTCCCTCTACCAGGCTGCCCTCGCCATGCTTCTCGGCGGCCGTGATGCCGGGCGAGGCGTCCGCGACACCAGCCCTCTCAGCCTCGACTCCGGTGAGCAGCACGCGCTGCTTCAGCGGATGGCCATCTGGCTGGCCCGTACGGGGCAGCAACAGATGACCCGATACCAAGCCGTCCAGCAACTCGGGCTGGCCATGCGGGACATGTCTCAGATCAGCGCCAAGGGGAAGCCCGAGCAGATCCTCCGATACCTCCTCGACCGCAGCGGCCTCCTCCAGGAACGCACCGACGACGCCATCCAGTTCATCCACCGCACCTTCCAGGACTTCCTCGCCGCAAAGGAGTTCCACGAGAGCGGCTACATCCTGGAACTCCTACAGCGCGCGCGTGACGAGGTCTGGCGGGATGTCATCGTCCTCGCGGTCGGGCACGCCACGCGCAAGGACGCCCACAAACTCATCAAGGGACTGGTCAAGTTCGGCGACGCCGAGCAGGGAGACGACGAGCGGACGTACCTCCATCTGCTGGCCGCCAGGTGCGCGACGAGTCTGCTGTCGTTGGATGCCGAGCTCATGGACCTCGTGCGGAGGCGTGTCAGGACGATGCTGCCGCCGATGAAGCCCGGTCTGGGGAACGAGTTGGTGGCGCTGGGGGATTGGGCGGTTGAGCTACTGCCCGGGCCGGAAGGGCTGGACGACGACCAAGCCTTCGCCACTGCCCATGTTCTGGCGCGGATTCGCACTACGCGGGCAAGGCAGGCGTTCAGAGCCTTTACGTCTCTGCCGAGTTGCAGGAGTCTTTTCGTGGACGGTTGGGACTGGCAGCCCGTTGATGACTACGCGCGAGACGTGCTGAGCGGAATGGATTTTCCTTTCATGCACGTGGACACGCTGTCAAAGTTGGTGCATCTCCGCAGCCTCGGCTCGATTTCCGAGCTGGATGTCAGCGGCCCGTATTCTGCGGAGGAGTTGGACGCCTACCTGCCGACAGACGGCATCGAGACACTCTGGATCAGTGGCAACGAGGAAATCGCGAGCCTCGAATTCCTCAGGACGCGTGCGGATCTGATGTCTCTGGGACTGTATGCAGCCCGGTTGACCTGTGAGCAACTGCGGCCCCTGGGGAGGATGCCCGGGCTGCGCTCCCTCGTGCTCACCGGGACGCCCCTCGACGGCTGGTCGGGTCTCGTTCGGCTTCCCGCCGTGTCTCGACTGACCGTCGCATCTGACGATTCGGGATGGCTGACCCGTATGAACGAGTGGACCGGGCTTGAAAGACTGAAAGTCGACCTCGGGAACGTACAACCTGACTTGGCTCGTTGTGAACCGGTTTCGCAGGTTCGAAGTCTGCATCTCCCCTACCAGTCGGACCAAACGGATATCGCGCAGGTGCGCCGCGTTTTCCCCGAGTTGAAGTCACTGGTGCTGCATTTCGTTTTGTGGTCCCACGGCAGGGGTGTGCTCGACCTGACCCCTCTGCTCGACCTTCCCGGTCTGCATGTCACGCTCGAAGGTGCCGGACGAGAGGGAATGCCTGTCGTCGGAGCGGATAAGTTCGGCAATCGGTTCACCGACGAAATCAACTACCAGGGCTCTTGA
- a CDS encoding trypco2 family protein: MTDHRIELADAVQAVRDELITAAARSSGQDVAFEVGDIQLEFSVELRKELKGGVKVKAWVVEAGAEGSGGSTRTHRVAVTLKALDARTGEPWKVRNDSMGSVARFGRQGRGSEER, encoded by the coding sequence GTGACCGACCACCGCATCGAGCTCGCCGACGCCGTCCAGGCCGTACGGGACGAACTGATCACGGCGGCGGCCCGCTCGTCCGGCCAGGACGTCGCCTTCGAAGTGGGCGACATCCAGCTGGAGTTCAGCGTCGAGCTCCGCAAGGAGCTCAAGGGCGGCGTGAAGGTCAAGGCGTGGGTGGTCGAGGCCGGGGCCGAGGGCTCCGGCGGGAGCACGCGGACCCACCGGGTCGCGGTCACCCTCAAAGCACTGGACGCGCGCACGGGGGAGCCGTGGAAGGTGCGCAACGACAGTATGGGGAGCGTGGCGCGGTTCGGGCGGCAGGGCCGGGGTAGCGAGGAGCGGTGA
- a CDS encoding DUF4360 domain-containing protein has translation MKSALLLSGAVAALLTTALPAQAQNASGGFEDPPPDKIVIKVATVNGSGCPAGTTAVAVSADNTAFTVTYSDYLAQAGGNSDPTASRKNCQLSLLVHVPQGFTYAIASADYRGYAMLQPGASAVQRASYYFQGSSGTVYKNHNFTGALNDNWQATDETDWAQLVYAPCGVQRNFNINTELRVNAGTQSASKVSFMTMDSTDGDISTTYHMAWKECPES, from the coding sequence ATGAAAAGTGCTCTGCTGCTGAGCGGCGCGGTCGCCGCGCTCCTCACCACCGCACTGCCCGCACAGGCGCAGAACGCGTCCGGCGGCTTCGAGGACCCGCCGCCGGACAAGATCGTCATCAAGGTCGCCACGGTGAACGGCTCCGGCTGTCCCGCGGGCACCACCGCGGTCGCCGTCTCCGCGGACAACACCGCCTTCACCGTGACCTACAGCGACTACCTCGCCCAGGCCGGCGGCAACTCCGACCCCACGGCGTCCCGCAAGAACTGCCAGCTCAGCCTGCTCGTCCACGTCCCGCAGGGCTTCACGTACGCCATCGCCAGCGCGGACTACCGGGGCTACGCCATGCTCCAGCCCGGAGCGAGCGCGGTGCAGAGAGCCTCGTACTACTTCCAGGGTTCGTCCGGCACGGTCTACAAGAACCACAACTTCACCGGCGCCCTCAACGACAACTGGCAGGCCACCGACGAGACCGACTGGGCCCAACTCGTCTACGCGCCCTGCGGAGTCCAGCGCAACTTCAACATCAACACCGAACTCCGTGTGAACGCCGGCACCCAGTCGGCCTCCAAGGTCAGCTTCATGACGATGGACTCGACGGACGGGGACATCAGCACGACCTACCACATGGCGTGGAAGGAGTGCCCGGAGTCGTAA
- a CDS encoding RrF2 family transcriptional regulator, giving the protein MRISARADYAVRAVLELAVRGGDGPVKAEAVAAAQGIPHKFLEGILGDLRRGGIVDSRRGGGGGYRLAREADAITVADVIRAVDGPIVSVRGERPTGLAYTGSAEPLLPLWVALRANVRRILEGVTIADIASGDLPEPVRRLAAEPAAWENP; this is encoded by the coding sequence ATGAGGATCTCGGCGCGGGCTGACTACGCGGTACGGGCGGTGCTGGAGCTCGCCGTACGAGGGGGCGACGGGCCGGTGAAGGCGGAGGCCGTCGCCGCCGCGCAGGGCATCCCGCACAAGTTCCTGGAGGGCATTCTCGGCGATCTGCGGCGCGGCGGGATCGTCGACAGCCGGCGCGGCGGGGGCGGCGGCTACCGGCTCGCCCGCGAGGCCGACGCGATCACGGTCGCGGACGTCATCCGGGCCGTCGACGGGCCCATCGTGTCGGTGCGCGGCGAACGCCCCACCGGCCTCGCCTACACCGGTTCGGCCGAACCGCTGCTGCCGCTGTGGGTCGCCCTGCGGGCCAATGTGCGCCGGATCCTGGAGGGCGTCACCATCGCCGACATCGCCTCCGGCGACCTGCCCGAGCCGGTACGCCGACTGGCGGCCGAGCCGGCGGCTTGGGAGAACCCCTGA